Proteins from a single region of Sediminitomix flava:
- a CDS encoding S66 peptidase family protein, producing the protein MKQPSFLKKGDTIAIIAPSSPAPLNKIEAGFSYLESWGLNVLEGKYIRDSYGSLAATDEQRLEDIQWAFDHPEVKAVLCTRGGYGLTRILDQIDMTKFVENPKWLIGFSDITALHYKINSENVQSLHACMLAQMGLEDSLPSRENLKQFLFGEGLEPLLAEASPLNRIGSAQGVVVGGNLALVNDQVGSLVDIDMKGKILFIEEIGEYRYTIDRMMTHLKRCGKLDHLAALVIGQITDTRKNDENEFPLTPEEIITEKVKEFDYPVAFNFAIGHEQPNYPLVLGCEISIEVNESGSILSHLS; encoded by the coding sequence ATGAAACAACCCAGTTTTTTAAAAAAAGGCGATACAATTGCGATTATTGCCCCGTCTAGTCCTGCGCCATTAAACAAAATTGAGGCCGGTTTTTCTTATTTAGAATCTTGGGGGCTTAATGTACTGGAGGGTAAGTATATCCGAGATAGTTATGGTTCTCTTGCCGCTACAGATGAACAACGACTTGAAGATATTCAGTGGGCATTTGACCATCCTGAGGTAAAAGCTGTTTTATGTACAAGAGGTGGTTATGGGCTAACTAGAATTTTGGATCAAATTGATATGACCAAATTTGTAGAGAACCCAAAGTGGCTTATTGGTTTTAGCGATATTACTGCCCTACATTATAAAATCAATAGCGAAAATGTACAGAGTTTGCATGCTTGTATGTTAGCTCAAATGGGTTTAGAAGATTCTCTTCCTTCTAGGGAAAATCTAAAGCAATTTTTATTTGGTGAAGGTTTAGAGCCTCTTTTAGCCGAAGCTTCTCCGTTGAACAGAATTGGAAGTGCACAAGGAGTAGTTGTCGGTGGAAATTTAGCCCTTGTAAATGATCAAGTAGGTTCTTTGGTAGACATTGATATGAAAGGCAAAATTCTCTTTATTGAAGAAATAGGGGAATACCGTTACACCATAGATCGGATGATGACACATTTGAAGCGTTGTGGGAAACTAGATCATTTGGCGGCTTTAGTAATTGGTCAGATTACTGATACGAGAAAGAACGATGAGAATGAGTTTCCACTTACTCCAGAAGAAATTATTACTGAAAAAGTAAAGGAATTTGATTATCCTGTAGCTTTCAACTTTGCAATAGGACACGAACAGCCTAATTATCCTTTGGTATTGGGCTGTGAAATTAGTATTGAAGTCAACGAAAGTGGGAGTATTCTGAGTCACTTATCTTAA
- a CDS encoding OmpH family outer membrane protein gives MKLRFIFALVAFLAVGMGSASAQTKFGYVDLDSVIRAMPEYQTQMTQLESYGKQLEASFINKQKEFEAKYKEYVANRETWVPLVLQEKERELQQLDASLKEFQQKSQQDMMQREQAALIPMQQKAVKGIEDVAKEAGYSQVLPITMLLFNNGKDDITGKVIEKVKVAK, from the coding sequence ATGAAACTTAGATTTATTTTTGCTTTAGTAGCTTTCTTGGCAGTGGGTATGGGTTCTGCTTCTGCACAAACAAAATTTGGTTATGTAGATTTGGATAGTGTAATCAGAGCAATGCCTGAGTACCAAACACAAATGACTCAATTAGAGAGTTACGGTAAGCAATTGGAAGCTTCATTTATCAATAAACAAAAAGAGTTTGAAGCAAAGTATAAAGAATACGTTGCAAACAGAGAGACTTGGGTACCTTTAGTTCTTCAAGAAAAAGAAAGAGAGTTACAACAATTGGATGCAAGCTTGAAAGAGTTCCAACAAAAGTCGCAACAAGATATGATGCAAAGAGAGCAAGCAGCGCTTATTCCAATGCAACAAAAAGCTGTAAAAGGTATTGAGGATGTCGCTAAAGAAGCGGGATACTCTCAAGTATTACCAATTACAATGCTTCTTTTCAATAATGGAAAAGACGATATCACTGGTAAAGTGATTGAGAAAGTGAAAGTAGCTAAATAA
- a CDS encoding OmpH family outer membrane protein, which translates to MKKVLYSFFAVMIMSITVSFAQTQKAVYVNMDSIKVAMPEFKNSQKRLEVYKKQFQGRIDVKVKEFQQKQQNLQVQQQSMTPQQLQEEIGGLQALEQEIYQLQQEAQLQVLKKEQELLKPIKEKMDASIKTVAEAEGIDVVLPSTILLYGSDVEDYTQKIIDKMLN; encoded by the coding sequence ATGAAAAAAGTTTTATACAGCTTTTTTGCTGTAATGATCATGAGCATTACTGTTTCTTTTGCTCAAACGCAAAAAGCAGTTTATGTAAACATGGACAGCATCAAGGTAGCGATGCCAGAGTTTAAAAATTCGCAGAAAAGATTAGAAGTATATAAAAAGCAATTCCAAGGTCGTATAGATGTTAAAGTAAAGGAGTTTCAGCAAAAGCAGCAGAATCTTCAAGTGCAACAACAATCTATGACGCCTCAACAACTTCAAGAGGAAATTGGAGGACTTCAAGCTCTAGAGCAAGAGATTTACCAATTGCAACAAGAAGCTCAACTTCAAGTATTGAAAAAAGAGCAAGAGTTATTGAAGCCTATCAAAGAAAAGATGGATGCAAGTATCAAAACTGTAGCAGAAGCTGAAGGTATTGATGTGGTGCTTCCTTCTACGATTCTTTTATACGGATCTGATGTGGAGGATTATACACAGAAGATTATCGATAAAATGCTTAACTAA
- a CDS encoding OmpH family outer membrane protein: MKSLFLLLFTFSISISAYAQKFGYIDTQVIMDQMPEYQEAQKMLDEFASEWKQEIKDRRKKIDDMEREYLQDEILLTEEMKEERLAEIATVKDELYKYQNNAFGYEGLLFLKRQELVKPIQDQIAKAAETVCKKKKLQFLFDKSADLIMIYSDPKHNYTDFVLEELDLGDPEDTTK, from the coding sequence ATGAAATCTTTATTTCTTCTCCTTTTTACCTTTTCGATTTCAATTTCTGCTTATGCTCAGAAGTTCGGATATATTGATACGCAAGTGATCATGGATCAAATGCCCGAATATCAGGAAGCTCAGAAGATGCTTGATGAGTTTGCGAGTGAGTGGAAACAAGAAATTAAAGATCGTAGAAAGAAGATCGATGACATGGAACGTGAGTACCTCCAAGATGAGATTCTACTCACTGAAGAAATGAAAGAAGAGCGATTAGCCGAAATAGCCACTGTTAAAGATGAGCTTTATAAGTATCAGAACAATGCCTTTGGCTATGAAGGACTCCTCTTTTTGAAGCGCCAAGAACTAGTAAAACCAATACAAGATCAGATTGCGAAAGCAGCAGAAACTGTTTGTAAGAAAAAAAAGCTACAATTTTTATTTGATAAATCTGCTGATCTTATCATGATCTATTCTGATCCTAAGCACAATTACACAGATTTTGTATTGGAAGAGTTAGATTTAGGTGACCCTGAAGACACAACGAAATAA
- the bamA gene encoding outer membrane protein assembly factor BamA: MNQNGLRLFKYLLLPLLLALVSGNAFAQFGLDTKSYRSDYGISYAAPVEYTIAGVNVVGAQFNDKNALINIAGFKVGDKIKIPGEDISNAIKKLWRLGIVGDVSISVSEIKGSDVYLQIELSERPKLSKYSFEGIPKGQASTLEDKINLMRGRIVTDPMLKNSVNIIQKHYAEKGFKNCEVKVIKEKDPVLSNSIILKFVVNKKKKVKIDEIKLDGVEQIEEKVVKRKMKKTKEKRFYRIFTPSKFILEEYETDKANVIDFYNEEGYRNAQIVRDTVIDIIVDEKEMVRVEMEIDEGQRFYIRDINWVGNYKYTDEQLAAVLGFKKGDVYNKSELETRLTFNPQGRDVSALYMDDGYLFSRITPVEVLVEEDSIDIEMRVSEGEQTSISKILVSGNTKTSDHVIHREVRTLPGDKFNRSLLIRTQRELMQMGYFNPETIGINPLPNMSTGTVDIAYSLEEKPNDQIELSGGWGGFYGFVGTVGLVFNNFSLRNVGDFSKWRPLPSGDGQQLSLRVQANGKVYQTYSLSFVEPWLGGRKPNSLSVSFQYSVERLFDASNNVTGSLGIGGITVGLGRRLTWPDDWFTMSNSISYRIYNLDNFRATGFGSYDTGRSYNLAFNTTFARNSVDNPTYPRQGSQMQLQISLTPPYSVFSDKDFSDPEITNDDRFKLVEYHKWMFDNFWYQKLVGDLVLATRAHLGFLGSYNDEKGLGPFERFILGGDGITYQNYLLGTETIGLRGYPNGSIIPPSTNGEGGTVYNKYVLELRYPVSLNPSATIYVQGFAEAGNNWATFNEFNPFDLKRSAGFGARIFMPAFGMLGIDWGYGFDDVPGTGNIGGSQFHFTIGQTFR, translated from the coding sequence ATGAATCAAAACGGTTTGAGACTTTTTAAGTATCTTTTATTACCGCTGCTTCTTGCTTTGGTATCCGGCAATGCCTTTGCCCAATTTGGTCTAGATACCAAATCTTATAGAAGCGATTATGGAATTAGCTATGCCGCTCCCGTTGAATATACGATTGCAGGTGTGAATGTTGTTGGAGCTCAATTCAATGACAAAAACGCTTTGATCAATATTGCAGGGTTTAAAGTAGGAGACAAAATAAAGATACCGGGAGAAGATATATCAAATGCCATTAAAAAGCTTTGGCGTCTTGGTATTGTGGGAGATGTATCCATCTCTGTATCAGAAATTAAAGGATCTGATGTTTACCTTCAGATTGAACTTAGTGAACGTCCGAAACTTTCAAAGTATTCTTTTGAAGGCATTCCAAAAGGACAAGCCAGTACACTTGAAGACAAAATCAACTTGATGAGAGGTCGTATTGTGACTGATCCAATGTTGAAAAACTCAGTAAATATTATCCAGAAGCACTATGCTGAAAAAGGATTTAAAAATTGTGAGGTAAAAGTCATTAAGGAGAAAGATCCAGTACTTTCAAATAGTATTATTCTAAAGTTTGTAGTCAATAAGAAAAAGAAAGTAAAAATTGATGAAATCAAACTGGATGGCGTAGAGCAAATTGAAGAGAAGGTTGTAAAACGTAAGATGAAGAAGACAAAGGAAAAGCGCTTCTACAGAATCTTTACACCTTCAAAGTTCATTCTTGAAGAATACGAAACAGATAAAGCCAATGTTATTGATTTCTATAACGAAGAAGGATATAGAAATGCCCAAATCGTTAGAGATACAGTAATTGATATTATTGTAGACGAAAAAGAAATGGTACGTGTAGAAATGGAGATCGATGAAGGTCAACGTTTCTATATCAGAGATATTAACTGGGTTGGTAACTATAAGTATACAGATGAGCAACTTGCAGCTGTATTAGGTTTCAAAAAAGGGGATGTATATAATAAGAGTGAGCTAGAGACTCGTCTTACATTTAACCCTCAAGGAAGAGACGTATCAGCATTGTATATGGATGATGGTTATTTGTTCTCAAGAATTACTCCTGTAGAGGTATTGGTTGAAGAAGATTCAATTGATATTGAAATGAGAGTTTCAGAAGGGGAGCAAACATCAATCAGTAAGATTTTAGTATCGGGTAATACAAAGACAAGTGACCACGTTATTCACCGTGAAGTGAGAACACTTCCTGGTGATAAGTTCAACCGTTCTTTATTGATTCGTACACAACGTGAATTGATGCAAATGGGGTACTTTAACCCTGAGACAATTGGTATCAATCCACTTCCAAACATGTCAACAGGTACTGTAGATATTGCTTATAGTTTGGAAGAAAAACCAAATGACCAGATTGAACTTTCTGGTGGTTGGGGAGGTTTCTACGGATTTGTAGGTACAGTAGGTCTTGTATTTAATAACTTCTCTCTAAGAAATGTAGGTGACTTTAGTAAGTGGAGACCACTTCCTTCAGGTGATGGTCAGCAGCTTTCATTGAGAGTTCAAGCAAACGGTAAAGTTTACCAAACATATTCTTTGAGTTTTGTAGAGCCTTGGTTAGGAGGTAGAAAACCAAACTCATTGTCTGTGAGTTTCCAGTATTCAGTTGAGAGATTGTTTGACGCAAGTAACAATGTAACAGGATCTCTTGGAATTGGAGGTATTACAGTTGGTTTAGGTAGACGTCTGACATGGCCAGATGACTGGTTTACGATGAGTAACTCGATCAGTTACCGTATCTACAACTTGGATAACTTCCGAGCTACAGGATTTGGTTCTTATGATACAGGACGTTCGTACAACTTAGCATTCAATACAACATTTGCACGTAACTCTGTAGATAACCCAACTTATCCAAGACAAGGTTCTCAGATGCAATTGCAAATCAGTTTGACTCCTCCATATTCTGTATTCTCTGATAAAGATTTTAGCGATCCAGAGATTACAAATGATGACCGATTCAAACTAGTTGAGTACCATAAGTGGATGTTTGATAACTTCTGGTATCAAAAGCTAGTGGGTGATTTGGTATTGGCAACTCGTGCACACCTTGGTTTCCTAGGTTCTTATAACGATGAAAAAGGCTTAGGTCCATTTGAAAGATTCATTTTGGGTGGTGACGGTATTACTTACCAAAACTATTTGTTAGGTACAGAGACTATCGGTTTGAGAGGTTATCCTAACGGTTCGATTATTCCTCCATCAACAAATGGAGAAGGTGGTACCGTTTATAACAAATATGTACTTGAATTACGTTACCCTGTTTCTCTAAACCCTTCAGCTACTATTTATGTACAAGGTTTTGCTGAGGCAGGAAACAACTGGGCGACATTTAATGAGTTCAATCCATTTGACTTGAAGCGCTCGGCAGGTTTTGGTGCTCGTATCTTTATGCCTGCATTTGGTATGCTGGGGATTGACTGGGGATACGGATTTGATGATGTTCCTGGAACAGGGAATATCGGAGGAAGCCAGTTCCACTTTACAATTGGTCAGACTTTCAGATAG
- a CDS encoding isoprenyl transferase codes for MKEKIDLTNIPEHIAVIMDGNGRWAKKQGARRVFGHQSAIKAVREVTEGCGELGVKYLTLFAFSTENWNRPKLEVDALMQLLVKTIDKEISSLHENKVKLSVIGDLEAMPRNCQKSLKEAMSMTANNTGLNLILALNYSGKWDMLNAIKNISKKVAAGLIEEDAIDLDTITENLSTRNIPDPELLIRTSGEQRISNFMLWQLAYSELYFTETLWPDFRKHTLHEALYAYQNRERRFGMTSEQVSS; via the coding sequence ATGAAAGAGAAGATTGATCTGACAAATATCCCGGAGCATATAGCCGTAATCATGGATGGGAATGGACGATGGGCTAAAAAACAAGGCGCTAGACGTGTTTTTGGTCATCAGAGTGCTATTAAAGCGGTCAGAGAAGTAACAGAGGGGTGTGGTGAACTAGGGGTGAAATACCTTACACTATTTGCATTTTCTACAGAAAATTGGAATCGTCCTAAATTGGAAGTAGATGCCTTAATGCAACTGTTAGTTAAAACTATAGATAAAGAAATCAGTAGCCTTCACGAGAATAAAGTCAAATTATCAGTTATTGGTGATCTTGAGGCCATGCCAAGGAATTGTCAAAAATCCTTAAAAGAAGCCATGTCAATGACTGCTAATAACACAGGACTCAACCTCATTCTTGCTTTGAATTATAGTGGGAAGTGGGACATGCTCAATGCAATCAAAAATATTTCTAAAAAGGTTGCAGCAGGTTTGATTGAGGAAGATGCGATTGACCTTGACACTATCACCGAAAATTTAAGTACTCGTAATATACCTGATCCAGAATTATTGATTCGTACCAGTGGGGAACAACGTATTAGTAATTTCATGCTTTGGCAATTAGCCTACTCTGAATTATATTTCACTGAGACCCTATGGCCTGATTTTCGTAAGCACACGCTGCACGAAGCACTGTATGCTTATCAAAATCGAGAAAGACGATTTGGGATGACAAGCGAACAAGTGAGTAGTTAA
- a CDS encoding BamA/TamA family outer membrane protein yields the protein MNSLSFKSSKKIILLIILLFETLLGFAQDDSLKVYQTIRVRAYQSIVIGDSVYSFERDTVLEVPVDMEYSFDSLDVERTEQFLDSLKIKADQSRVGRQLYSWFFDRSNNKPAKVRDSRREEYWTAYEGKIIKDVEIIRLPPFGTSVDGYSRASVDRFEAWANKIHTLTRRHVVRNNLIVKKGEKVVAAKMYDSERLIRQLSFIKDARINLFPTQSEDSVSLQIVTKDQWAIIPVGSYGSTSRFDFGLRHGNIAGLGHRLTLEGVYRGDEPPNLGVDIEYEIVNIGGSFIRLEGDYESHADRELQGIRLEREFFSPLTKYAGGVGGRYELRRRALEIDTLGNRMDTEGTFADAWFGRAYKLSNEYNYRLITSVGFNRQNYTIRPAVEENLNYNYHNYDQYLANIGVSDRKFYVTSLVRGFGRTEDIPLGHLLQFTGGYENGEFEDRYYGAVTVASGQKNKKGGYYRAELNLGSFIDSARLDQGVINVELVHFSRLFRKGDWNFRYFINLNYLNGINRFESDSVILNRDVGLNNVRSRELFGKKRAVVEPEIVFFSPYQFYGFKIAFFGFWSVGTIAQNTSDSIFKSPRYHSLGFGLRTLNENLSINILELEIGYIPNDIPEQSKFSIRLSTSIPFEIKGFESRRPEIIPYR from the coding sequence ATGAATAGCTTGAGTTTCAAAAGCTCTAAAAAAATAATACTGCTGATTATTCTGTTGTTTGAAACACTTTTAGGTTTTGCTCAAGACGATTCCCTAAAGGTTTATCAGACAATTCGAGTGAGAGCATATCAGTCTATCGTAATCGGGGATAGTGTCTACTCTTTTGAGCGAGATACTGTGTTAGAAGTCCCTGTAGATATGGAGTACAGTTTTGACTCTTTGGATGTGGAACGAACAGAGCAGTTTTTAGATTCTTTGAAGATTAAAGCGGATCAGAGTAGAGTTGGAAGACAGTTGTATTCTTGGTTTTTTGATCGAAGTAATAACAAACCGGCTAAAGTTCGAGATTCTCGGAGGGAAGAATATTGGACTGCATATGAAGGAAAAATTATTAAAGATGTTGAGATTATACGGCTTCCCCCTTTTGGTACAAGTGTAGATGGCTATAGTAGGGCAAGTGTCGATCGTTTTGAGGCTTGGGCTAATAAAATTCATACGCTAACGCGAAGGCATGTTGTCCGAAATAACTTGATCGTAAAAAAAGGTGAAAAGGTCGTTGCTGCTAAAATGTATGACAGTGAGCGTCTTATCCGTCAATTGTCATTTATTAAAGATGCCCGTATCAACCTTTTTCCTACCCAATCAGAAGATTCTGTGTCTTTACAAATTGTGACAAAAGATCAATGGGCTATTATTCCTGTTGGCTCTTACGGCTCTACTTCTAGGTTTGATTTCGGATTGAGACATGGCAATATTGCAGGTTTAGGACACCGCCTTACACTCGAAGGAGTTTATAGAGGAGATGAACCACCAAATTTAGGCGTAGATATTGAGTATGAAATTGTAAATATTGGAGGTTCATTTATCAGACTAGAAGGTGATTATGAGTCGCATGCAGATCGGGAATTGCAAGGGATTCGCTTAGAAAGAGAGTTTTTCTCTCCACTCACTAAATATGCAGGAGGTGTTGGAGGACGCTATGAATTGCGAAGACGGGCCTTAGAAATTGATACTTTAGGTAATCGGATGGATACTGAAGGTACCTTTGCAGATGCATGGTTTGGTAGAGCATATAAACTTAGCAATGAATATAATTATCGCTTGATCACTTCAGTTGGTTTTAATCGGCAGAATTATACGATTAGACCTGCTGTTGAGGAAAACCTCAATTACAATTATCATAATTATGATCAGTATTTGGCAAATATTGGTGTGTCTGATCGTAAATTCTATGTCACTTCTTTAGTACGTGGATTTGGTAGAACAGAGGATATTCCACTCGGGCACCTTCTTCAATTTACAGGCGGATATGAAAATGGAGAATTTGAAGACCGCTATTATGGTGCTGTAACTGTTGCTTCTGGTCAAAAAAATAAGAAAGGGGGGTATTATCGGGCAGAACTCAATTTAGGAAGTTTTATAGATAGTGCTCGTTTAGATCAAGGGGTGATCAATGTAGAGCTTGTTCACTTCTCTAGACTTTTTAGAAAAGGAGACTGGAATTTTCGCTACTTCATCAATCTCAATTATTTAAATGGAATTAATCGCTTTGAAAGTGATTCTGTCATTTTGAACAGAGATGTAGGTTTGAATAATGTGAGATCACGTGAACTTTTTGGAAAAAAAAGAGCTGTAGTTGAGCCTGAAATTGTATTCTTCAGCCCTTATCAGTTTTATGGCTTTAAGATTGCGTTTTTTGGATTTTGGAGTGTTGGTACGATTGCACAAAATACATCTGACAGTATTTTTAAATCTCCTAGGTACCATAGTCTTGGCTTCGGACTTCGGACACTAAATGAAAACTTGTCAATTAATATTTTGGAGTTAGAAATAGGCTATATACCCAATGATATACCCGAACAGTCGAAGTTTAGTATACGGCTGAGTACTAGTATCCCTTTTGAGATTAAAGGTTTTGAAAGTAGGCGTCCAGAAATAATCCCATATAGGTAA
- a CDS encoding TRAP transporter small permease subunit — MLKKSILYFSHTIQKLNEHIGKAISWLALLLVLLICLDVFQRYVLSYSTPAIAELEWHLFAILFLIGAAYTLKHDKHVRVDVFYNRFSPKNKALVNIFGTILFLFPFAWIILKASIPYIEASYAINESSTDPGGLPARYLIKSSIFIGFTLLLLQGFSLIINSMLVIWNQED, encoded by the coding sequence ATGCTGAAAAAATCAATTTTATACTTTTCACATACTATCCAAAAGCTGAATGAACATATTGGAAAAGCGATCTCTTGGCTTGCTCTTCTTTTAGTTTTACTAATCTGTCTAGATGTATTTCAGCGCTACGTTCTGAGTTACTCCACACCTGCTATTGCTGAACTTGAGTGGCACTTATTTGCAATTCTTTTTCTTATTGGAGCGGCTTACACCTTAAAACACGATAAACATGTTCGAGTAGATGTGTTTTACAATCGTTTTTCACCTAAAAACAAAGCACTCGTAAATATCTTTGGTACTATTCTTTTTCTCTTTCCATTTGCGTGGATTATACTCAAGGCTAGTATTCCATATATTGAAGCATCTTACGCCATCAACGAAAGCTCTACTGACCCAGGTGGATTACCTGCTCGTTACCTGATCAAATCAAGTATTTTTATTGGTTTTACACTATTGCTCCTTCAGGGATTTTCTCTAATCATCAACTCCATGTTAGTCATTTGGAATCAAGAAGATTAA
- a CDS encoding TRAP transporter large permease, with protein MIVLLLFATLFIALLFGYPVAFTLAGVSIIFGYFVFGIDLFYLLPLRIFGTMSNQLLMAVPLFVFMGVMLEKSGIAERLLNIMSLLLGRLRGGLAISVILVGTMLAASTGIVGATVVTMGLLSLPIMLKKGYRPEIATGVIASSGTLGQIIPPSIVLVLLGSVMNVSVGDLFIGAVIPGILLVGLYIAYIFILSIVRPKDIPSISTDALTEFKNQEGFVKTIISAFVLPFLLVLAVLGSIFTGIASPTEAAGVGAFVATLLTAFEKKLNLNILKEVMRETTFLTSMVFLILVGATSFGLVFRGIGGDEILISFIHSSELSPIGFLLIVMLGMFILGFFIDFIEIVFIFMPVVTPIFQAYDMNLVWVAILVSLNLQTSFLTPPFGFSLFYLKGVAPPSVRTSHLYRGIIPFILIQLLVLSIVMFFPEVVTFLGSQ; from the coding sequence ATGATTGTCCTTTTACTTTTTGCTACCTTATTCATTGCCTTACTTTTTGGCTATCCTGTTGCTTTTACATTAGCAGGTGTTTCTATTATTTTCGGATATTTCGTTTTTGGGATAGACCTTTTCTACCTTCTTCCATTACGTATTTTCGGTACGATGAGTAATCAGTTACTGATGGCTGTTCCGCTATTTGTATTTATGGGGGTAATGCTTGAGAAATCCGGTATAGCAGAACGACTACTGAATATTATGAGCCTTTTGCTTGGGCGTTTGAGAGGGGGACTCGCTATTTCAGTCATTTTGGTAGGAACGATGCTCGCTGCTTCCACAGGAATAGTAGGCGCGACAGTCGTTACTATGGGTTTGCTCAGTCTGCCTATTATGCTGAAAAAAGGATACAGACCTGAGATAGCAACAGGCGTGATTGCTTCATCGGGGACACTCGGGCAAATCATACCTCCAAGTATTGTACTTGTTCTTCTAGGAAGTGTTATGAATGTTTCTGTCGGAGATTTATTTATAGGTGCTGTCATTCCTGGCATTTTGCTAGTCGGACTTTATATCGCTTATATTTTTATTTTGAGCATTGTCCGACCAAAAGATATCCCATCAATCTCAACCGATGCTTTAACTGAATTCAAAAATCAAGAAGGCTTTGTAAAAACTATTATCAGTGCTTTTGTTCTTCCGTTCTTACTTGTCTTAGCGGTATTAGGCTCCATTTTCACAGGTATTGCCTCTCCTACTGAGGCTGCTGGAGTTGGTGCTTTTGTTGCGACTTTACTGACTGCATTTGAGAAAAAATTAAATCTCAACATTCTAAAAGAAGTCATGCGAGAAACTACATTTCTCACGAGTATGGTATTTCTGATTCTAGTAGGGGCAACTTCTTTTGGTCTTGTTTTTAGAGGTATTGGTGGGGATGAAATTTTAATTTCGTTTATTCATTCTTCAGAATTATCACCAATAGGATTTTTACTCATTGTCATGCTGGGGATGTTCATTCTTGGCTTCTTTATCGACTTCATAGAAATCGTTTTTATTTTCATGCCTGTAGTCACCCCTATTTTCCAAGCTTATGACATGAATTTAGTTTGGGTAGCCATCTTGGTTTCTCTGAATTTGCAAACCTCATTTCTGACTCCTCCATTCGGATTTTCATTGTTTTATTTAAAAGGCGTTGCGCCGCCATCGGTTCGAACGTCTCACCTGTACAGAGGTATCATCCCTTTTATCCTAATCCAATTATTGGTACTTAGTATCGTGATGTTTTTCCCAGAAGTAGTTACTTTTTTAGGTTCTCAATAA
- a CDS encoding dicarboxylate/amino acid:cation symporter — MAKLKGIKLGLLPKLIIAIFIGIGLGNLDYFWIIRLLATFNEIFGNYLGFMIPLIIIGFIVPGIGDLGSGAGKLLALTAGLAYLSTITAGAIAYGVNSVVLPNLLETGSFSLESFSTSEGGITPYFTVEMPPLMGVMSALLLAFTLGLGITIQKGNALKNIANEFQLIIEKIITLIIIPLLPFHIAGIFAQMTYTGQSTLVLSVFIKVFLVIFALHFIMLSIQYTIAGILSKQSPLKLLKTMLPAYFTAIGTQSSAATIPVTLRQVIKNNVREDIADFTVPLCATIHLSGSTITLTSCAMAIMMLNGMPTEFGAIFGFIMMLGVTMIAAPGVPGGAVVAALGLLETMLGFPPTLTSLMIALYMAQDSFGTACNVTGDGAISIMVDQLSGTKK; from the coding sequence ATGGCAAAACTTAAAGGGATAAAACTTGGGCTTCTCCCCAAGCTCATCATTGCAATATTTATAGGAATCGGCTTAGGTAACTTAGATTATTTCTGGATCATTCGCCTCTTGGCTACTTTCAATGAGATTTTCGGGAATTACCTAGGCTTCATGATTCCACTAATCATTATCGGATTCATTGTACCAGGAATTGGAGATTTAGGAAGTGGAGCAGGGAAACTACTAGCCCTTACCGCTGGTTTAGCGTACTTATCCACAATCACGGCAGGTGCTATAGCTTATGGTGTGAATTCGGTGGTCTTACCCAATTTATTGGAAACAGGTTCCTTTTCATTAGAGTCTTTCTCAACCTCAGAAGGCGGCATTACTCCTTATTTCACTGTTGAAATGCCTCCACTTATGGGAGTAATGTCGGCTTTGTTATTAGCATTTACACTTGGACTCGGGATCACTATTCAGAAAGGGAATGCATTAAAAAACATAGCAAATGAGTTCCAATTGATTATAGAGAAAATAATTACACTAATTATCATTCCTCTACTTCCGTTTCACATTGCTGGTATTTTCGCCCAGATGACTTACACTGGTCAATCCACTTTAGTCTTATCCGTATTTATCAAAGTATTTCTAGTGATTTTTGCACTTCACTTTATAATGCTTTCTATCCAATATACCATTGCTGGAATCTTAAGTAAACAATCGCCTCTAAAACTATTAAAGACGATGCTTCCTGCATATTTTACGGCCATTGGTACACAATCTTCGGCAGCGACTATTCCTGTTACGCTTCGACAAGTCATCAAGAATAATGTAAGAGAAGATATAGCAGACTTTACGGTTCCATTATGTGCCACAATTCATTTGTCTGGTAGTACGATTACACTTACAAGTTGTGCAATGGCTATTATGATGCTTAACGGTATGCCTACAGAATTTGGGGCTATCTTCGGTTTTATAATGATGCTAGGTGTGACCATGATTGCAGCTCCGGGTGTTCCTGGTGGTGCTGTAGTGGCTGCACTTGGCTTGCTCGAAACCATGTTAGGTTTCCCGCCTACCTTAACTTCTCTGATGATTGCTCTTTATATGGCTCAAGATAGTTTCGGTACAGCTTGTAATGTCACAGGAGATGGTGCAATTTCTATTATGGTTGACCAACTTTCTGGAACGAAAAAATAA